A window of Deinococcus sp. YIM 134068 genomic DNA:
ATCTGGGTGGGTGGGGAACGCATGGTGGGACCTCTGGAATCGGGCGGGGAATGAGTGAGTGAGAACTTGCTTACGGGCAGGGCAGCTTACGAGGAGTGCATACGCCCCCAGGCGGGCTGGGGTTCCGGTTCAGGGTTCCAGCCCCGGCCACAGCAGGTCGAGGAGACCGCGCACGTAGCGTCCGGCGTCCAGCGTCTCCGGGTTGCCCCGGTGGGTCATCAGCCAGAAGTGGACGAAGTGCAGCAGGGCACCCAGCAGCGCGAGGGCCGTCATCTCGGCGTCCACGGGGCGGATGCGGCCCCGCGCCACCTCCGCGCGCAGGTAGGAGGCGAGGGCCTGGGTGTCCTCACGCATGGGGTTGTCGAGGCGTTCGAGCAGGGGATTGTGGGCCGGGGCATAGCCCCGTGAGAAGACGAGAAGCAGGTTGGGCACAATCTGCCGTGCCGAGTCGAGATACAGCAGGAAGGCCCGTTCCAGGTTGCGGCGCACGTCGCCCTCTCCCACCCGCGCACTCAGCTCCGCGTGCCAGGCGGGTGACTCGCGCAGCCCCATGACCTCCTCGAACAGGTCCTCCTTCGTGGCGAAGCGTTTGAACAGCGTCCCCTCGGACACTCCCGCCCGCCGCGCGATTTCGGCGGTCGTCGCGGAAAAGCCCTGCTCCAGAAAGGCCGCACGCGCCGCCACCACAATCTGCTCGTCGGTGATCGTTCGGGGGCGGGGCATTGGGTGAGTATCCACTCACTAACCGTCGGCGGAGGGTGAGGTGGGACACAAGGGGCGGTCAGCCGTCAGCTTTCAGCGGTCAGACTTGAGGCTTTTGCTCCCGCGTCCCCTACCGCTTCTCCAGTGCCAGGTCCACCAAGCGCGTCACGAGGTCGCTGTAGCTCAGACCCGCCGCCTCAAAGAGTTTGGGATACATGCTCGTGGTGGTGAAGCCGGGCATGGTGTTCAGCTCGTTGAGGAAGAGGTCGCCCGTCTCCTCCACGTAGAAGAAGTCCACGCGGGCGAGGCCAGCACAGTCGAGCGCGCGGAAGGCCGTCAGCGCCAGCGTGCGGACGCGCTCGGCGACCTCGGCGGGCAGCGGCGCGGGAATGTGCATCGTCGCGCGGCCCTCGGTGTACTTCGTCTCGTAGTCGTAGAAGTCGGCGTCGAAACGCAACTCACCGACCGGGCTGGCGATGGGCGCGTCGTTGCCGAGGATGCCGACCTCCACCTCACGCGGCTTGTGGCCCGTCATTGCCTCCAGAATCACCCGACGGTCGAGGCTGAAGGCGAGGTCGAGGGCGGCATCCAATTCCTCCGGGCGGCTCACCTTGCTGATGCCGACGCTCGA
This region includes:
- a CDS encoding TetR/AcrR family transcriptional regulator gives rise to the protein MPRPRTITDEQIVVAARAAFLEQGFSATTAEIARRAGVSEGTLFKRFATKEDLFEEVMGLRESPAWHAELSARVGEGDVRRNLERAFLLYLDSARQIVPNLLLVFSRGYAPAHNPLLERLDNPMREDTQALASYLRAEVARGRIRPVDAEMTALALLGALLHFVHFWLMTHRGNPETLDAGRYVRGLLDLLWPGLEP